A genomic segment from Janthinobacterium sp. 64 encodes:
- a CDS encoding ABC transporter permease/M1 family aminopeptidase, with the protein MWKEFFKFDLVYQLKQPLLWIFAVILALLAFGASSSDSIQIGGAIGNINRNAPTVVAQLLTMFSLLSMLLITIFIAGAVLRDSEVGMADMLFATPMRKWDYLFGRFAAGFVACLIIFLCIAFGIMLGPLMPWVDAQRVGAFSLQAYAWSFGVMVIPNLLFIGALLMLLAATTRSMLLVYVGVLGFFVLWGMAGAFTRDINNEWVAVLLDPFGMRAFGRMTRYFTSAEANAGLPPFSGFLLANRLLWLGITAVLFAATVVLFKPQRTGTGKRLFGKHKAEAAAPAVTAPLHLPRSVPTFTAATAWRQWWQILRFDAVGVFKSVPFLVMLLFAVINLITGANVGKNMYGTAVYPMTHLLLQQINNSFSFMLIIIVTFYAGELIFKERQVRIADVSDAMPVPNWVPLLAKCTALVGVIAGYLLVGIIAAIGFQLYKGGAPVELGLYLKGTLLGALFFVLMALCALTLQVLSNNKFIGYLLVILLMVAQMVLGMLHLEHNLYAFGGTPAIKYSDMNGYGHFLAGWSWFALYWSLFTVALVMLARAFWVRGLSADWRARVRLPRQRLQGRAGAALAVVVLCWAGTGGWIFYNTNVLNKYETSDIGMDKQARYEKLYKQYKDLPQLKITDVQADVDIYPEQRKVLIKGHYVLQNKTQQPLDTLRIQLNPDLETHWLNLPEHKVVLDDKELGFSILKLAQPLAPGATLPLDFTVAVTHQGFTNDGAPDQVNLNGSFFNNQAFFPHFGYAKEMELTNRNERRKRGLGEPQRMAKLEDTSAYGNTVLGGDADWIHFDTTVSTSGEQIALAPGYLQASWEKDGRRYYRYKMDQPMLPFFAYLSARWEVKKGDWHGVPIEIYFDKKHGYNTDRMITSVQKSLDYYSTQFTPYQHKQVRILEFPGYQSFAQSFANTIPYSEGIGFIADLRDKDDIDYVFYVTAHEMAHQWWGHQVIGANVQGATMLMESLSQYSALMVMEKEYGREKMRRFLRYELDRYLSGRGGEAIEEQPLARVEGQQYIHYNKGSLVFYRLRDELGEEALNRALKRYLQDKGYQQAPFTTSSELLAYIRAEAPPNKQALITDLFEKIVFYDNRVTQASAVQRKDGQWDVTMQLHLAKLESDGKGKESARAYDEPVEIAIFARAPGAKEKDEKVLFTDKRMVSGSDPVITITVKDKPFEVGVDPYNKMIDRVPRDNRKEVSVN; encoded by the coding sequence ATGTGGAAGGAATTTTTCAAGTTTGACCTCGTCTACCAGCTGAAACAGCCGCTGCTGTGGATCTTTGCCGTCATCCTGGCCTTGCTGGCCTTTGGCGCCAGCAGCAGCGATTCGATCCAGATCGGCGGCGCCATCGGCAACATCAACCGCAATGCGCCCACCGTGGTGGCGCAGCTGCTAACGATGTTCAGCCTGCTGTCGATGTTGCTCATCACCATCTTCATCGCCGGCGCCGTGTTGCGCGACAGCGAGGTGGGCATGGCCGACATGCTGTTCGCCACGCCCATGCGCAAGTGGGACTATCTGTTCGGCCGCTTCGCCGCCGGCTTTGTCGCCTGCCTGATCATCTTCCTCTGCATCGCCTTCGGCATCATGCTCGGCCCCCTCATGCCCTGGGTCGATGCACAGCGCGTGGGCGCGTTCTCGCTGCAGGCTTATGCGTGGAGCTTCGGCGTGATGGTGATCCCGAACCTGCTCTTCATCGGCGCCCTGCTGATGCTGCTGGCGGCCACCACGCGTTCGATGTTGCTCGTCTACGTGGGCGTGCTGGGCTTTTTCGTGCTGTGGGGCATGGCCGGCGCCTTTACGCGCGACATCAACAACGAATGGGTCGCCGTTCTGCTGGACCCGTTCGGCATGCGCGCCTTCGGCCGCATGACGCGCTACTTCACGTCGGCCGAAGCGAATGCGGGCCTGCCGCCGTTTTCCGGCTTCCTGCTGGCCAACCGCTTGCTGTGGCTGGGTATCACGGCAGTGTTGTTCGCCGCTACCGTGGTCCTGTTCAAGCCGCAGCGCACGGGGACGGGAAAACGCCTGTTCGGCAAGCACAAGGCCGAGGCCGCCGCACCGGCCGTGACGGCGCCGCTGCACCTGCCGCGCAGCGTCCCCACCTTTACCGCCGCGACAGCCTGGCGCCAGTGGTGGCAAATCCTGCGCTTCGACGCCGTCGGCGTGTTCAAGAGCGTGCCCTTCCTCGTCATGCTGCTGTTTGCCGTGATCAACCTGATCACGGGCGCCAATGTCGGCAAGAACATGTATGGCACGGCCGTGTATCCGATGACGCATTTGCTGTTGCAACAGATTAACAACAGCTTCAGCTTCATGTTGATCATCATCGTCACCTTTTACGCCGGTGAACTGATCTTCAAGGAACGCCAGGTCAGGATCGCCGACGTCAGCGACGCCATGCCCGTGCCCAACTGGGTCCCCCTGCTGGCCAAATGCACGGCCCTGGTCGGCGTCATCGCCGGCTATCTGCTGGTGGGCATCATCGCGGCCATCGGTTTCCAGCTCTACAAGGGCGGCGCGCCCGTGGAACTGGGGCTGTACCTGAAAGGCACCCTGCTGGGCGCCCTCTTTTTCGTGCTGATGGCCTTGTGCGCCCTCACCCTGCAAGTGCTGTCGAATAACAAGTTCATCGGCTACCTGCTGGTGATCCTGCTGATGGTGGCGCAAATGGTACTGGGCATGCTGCACCTGGAACACAATCTGTACGCCTTCGGCGGCACGCCGGCCATCAAGTATTCGGACATGAATGGCTATGGCCACTTCCTGGCTGGCTGGTCCTGGTTTGCGCTGTACTGGAGCCTGTTTACCGTGGCGCTCGTCATGCTGGCCCGTGCGTTCTGGGTGCGCGGCCTGTCCGCCGACTGGCGTGCGCGCGTGCGCCTGCCCCGCCAGCGCCTGCAAGGCCGCGCCGGCGCCGCCCTGGCCGTGGTCGTGCTGTGCTGGGCAGGCACGGGCGGCTGGATCTTCTACAACACGAACGTGCTGAACAAGTACGAGACGTCGGACATCGGCATGGACAAGCAGGCCCGCTACGAGAAATTGTACAAGCAATACAAGGACTTGCCGCAGCTGAAGATCACCGACGTCCAGGCCGATGTGGATATTTATCCTGAGCAACGCAAGGTGTTGATCAAGGGCCACTACGTGCTGCAAAACAAGACGCAGCAGCCGCTCGACACCCTGCGCATCCAGCTCAACCCGGACCTGGAAACGCACTGGTTGAACTTGCCTGAGCACAAGGTCGTGCTCGATGACAAGGAACTCGGTTTCAGCATCCTCAAGCTGGCCCAGCCTCTGGCGCCGGGCGCCACCCTGCCGCTGGACTTCACGGTAGCCGTCACGCACCAGGGTTTCACCAACGACGGCGCGCCGGACCAGGTCAACCTGAACGGCAGCTTCTTCAACAACCAGGCCTTCTTCCCCCACTTCGGCTATGCGAAGGAAATGGAGTTGACGAACCGCAATGAGCGGCGCAAACGGGGCCTGGGCGAACCGCAGCGCATGGCCAAGCTGGAAGACACCTCCGCGTATGGCAATACGGTGCTGGGCGGCGATGCCGACTGGATCCATTTCGACACCACGGTGTCCACCAGCGGCGAGCAGATCGCGCTGGCGCCTGGTTACCTGCAGGCAAGCTGGGAAAAGGATGGCCGCCGCTATTACCGCTACAAGATGGACCAGCCGATGCTGCCGTTCTTTGCCTACCTGTCGGCGCGCTGGGAGGTCAAGAAGGGCGACTGGCATGGCGTGCCGATCGAGATCTATTTCGACAAGAAACACGGCTACAACACGGACCGCATGATCACGTCCGTGCAAAAGTCGCTCGATTACTACAGCACCCAGTTCACGCCCTACCAGCACAAGCAGGTGCGCATCCTGGAGTTTCCCGGCTACCAGAGCTTCGCGCAGTCGTTTGCCAATACGATTCCGTATTCGGAAGGCATCGGCTTCATCGCCGACCTGCGCGACAAGGATGACATCGACTACGTGTTCTACGTCACGGCGCATGAAATGGCGCACCAGTGGTGGGGCCACCAGGTGATCGGCGCCAACGTGCAGGGCGCCACCATGCTGATGGAATCGCTGTCGCAGTACTCGGCGCTGATGGTGATGGAAAAGGAATATGGCCGCGAAAAAATGCGCCGCTTCCTGCGCTATGAACTGGACCGCTACCTGAGCGGGCGCGGCGGCGAAGCCATCGAGGAACAGCCGCTGGCACGCGTGGAAGGACAGCAATACATCCACTACAACAAAGGCAGCCTGGTGTTTTACCGCCTGCGCGACGAGCTCGGCGAGGAAGCCCTGAACCGTGCCCTGAAACGCTATCTGCAGGACAAGGGCTACCAGCAGGCGCCGTTCACCACGTCGTCGGAATTGCTGGCCTACATCCGCGCCGAAGCGCCACCAAACAAGCAGGCGCTGATCACGGACTTGTTCGAGAAGATCGTCTTCTACGACAACAGGGTGACGCAAGCGTCGGCCGTGCAGCGCAAGGATGGCCAGTGGGATGTCACCATGCAGCTGCACCTGGCCAAGCTCGAATCCGACGGCAAGGGCAAGGAAAGCGCGCGCGCCTATGACGAGCCGGTGGAAATCGCCATCTTCGCGCGCGCCCCTGGCGCCAAGGAAAAGGATGAAAAAGTCCTGTTCACGGACAAGCGCATGGTGTCGGGCAGCGACCCGGTCATCACCATCACCGTGAAAGACAAACCGTTCGAAGTGGGTGTTGATCCGTACAACAAGATGATCGACCGCGTCCCGCGCGATAACCGCAAGGAAGTCAGTGTGAACTAA
- a CDS encoding acetoin reductase, translating to MGISGKVALVTGAAQGIGKAIALRLAKDGADIALVDLNQDKLDTAAAEVRALGRRAVTFIADVSQLGQVTEAVAFAERELGGFDIIVNNAGIAQVQPLLDVTPEEVDRIMRINVQGTLWGIQAAAKTFKKRQQKGKIINACSIAGHDGFALLGVYSATKFAVRALTQAAAKELAADGITVNAYCPGVVGTDMWVEIDKRMAELTGAELGATYKKYVDGIALGRAETPDDVAGLVSFLAGPDSDYMTGQAPLIDGGLVYR from the coding sequence ATGGGTATTTCCGGAAAAGTCGCGCTGGTCACGGGGGCCGCGCAAGGTATCGGCAAGGCCATCGCCTTGCGCCTGGCCAAGGATGGCGCCGATATCGCGCTGGTGGATTTGAACCAGGACAAGCTGGACACGGCCGCCGCCGAAGTGCGCGCGCTGGGGCGCCGCGCCGTCACCTTCATTGCCGACGTGTCGCAGCTCGGTCAGGTGACCGAAGCGGTGGCGTTTGCCGAGAGGGAGCTCGGTGGCTTCGACATCATCGTCAACAATGCCGGCATCGCGCAAGTGCAGCCCTTGCTCGACGTCACGCCGGAAGAAGTCGACCGCATCATGCGCATCAATGTGCAAGGGACGCTCTGGGGCATCCAGGCGGCCGCCAAGACCTTCAAGAAGCGCCAGCAGAAGGGCAAGATCATCAATGCCTGCTCCATTGCCGGGCATGACGGTTTTGCCTTGCTGGGCGTGTACTCGGCCACCAAGTTTGCCGTGCGCGCGCTGACACAGGCGGCGGCCAAGGAACTGGCGGCCGACGGCATCACCGTCAACGCGTATTGCCCTGGCGTCGTCGGCACTGACATGTGGGTCGAGATCGACAAGCGCATGGCCGAGCTGACTGGCGCCGAGCTGGGCGCGACGTACAAGAAATACGTTGACGGCATCGCGCTGGGACGTGCCGAGACGCCGGACGACGTGGCCGGGCTCGTCTCCTTCCTGGCGGGGCCGGACTCGGACTACATGACGGGCCAGGCGCCGCTGATCGATGGTGGACTCGTGTACCGCTAG
- a CDS encoding DNA breaking-rejoining protein yields the protein MPHRHLPLRASLLLAALVFTTPAWSSDPVHKENVELTAGKTAHSVKGKIKGYATAEYTVSGKAGQTLSVKLKTNQPSNYFNIRQPGQDEALFIGSSSGNNYQAKLPADGEYTVQVYLMRNAARRNAVAAYTLDIGLRD from the coding sequence ATGCCGCATCGTCATCTGCCCCTCCGCGCCAGCCTGCTGCTGGCGGCCCTCGTTTTCACCACGCCCGCCTGGAGCAGCGACCCGGTCCACAAGGAAAACGTCGAACTGACGGCAGGCAAAACCGCGCACAGCGTGAAAGGCAAGATCAAGGGCTACGCCACGGCCGAATACACGGTCAGTGGCAAGGCTGGCCAGACCCTCAGCGTCAAGCTCAAGACCAATCAGCCATCGAATTACTTCAACATCCGCCAACCAGGCCAGGATGAAGCCCTGTTCATCGGTTCATCCAGCGGCAACAACTACCAGGCGAAACTGCCGGCCGATGGCGAGTACACGGTGCAGGTGTATTTGATGCGCAACGCGGCGCGTAGGAATGCGGTGGCGGCATACACGCTCGATATCGGCTTGCGCGATTAA
- a CDS encoding DUF1203 domain-containing protein, producing the protein MDFRITGLSPEPFLPFFSLSDAELTALGMRRQVVDQHPGFPDRVTLVDAELGETVLLLNHVCQPAMTPYRACHAIFVREGATQAYDAVNQVPESMRRRLLSLRAYAADGMMLDADVVDGTAVEALIAQLFANADVSYIHVHNAKRGCYAGRIDRVGSSLV; encoded by the coding sequence ATGGATTTTCGCATTACGGGGCTGTCGCCCGAACCTTTTCTGCCCTTTTTTTCCTTGTCCGATGCCGAGTTAACGGCGCTCGGCATGCGGCGCCAGGTGGTCGACCAACACCCCGGATTTCCTGACCGTGTAACGCTGGTGGATGCCGAACTGGGTGAGACCGTGCTGTTGTTGAACCATGTCTGCCAGCCCGCCATGACACCTTACCGGGCTTGCCACGCCATTTTTGTCCGCGAGGGCGCCACGCAAGCGTACGATGCCGTCAACCAGGTGCCGGAATCGATGCGGCGGCGCCTGTTGTCGCTGCGCGCCTATGCTGCCGACGGCATGATGCTCGATGCCGACGTGGTGGACGGCACCGCCGTGGAAGCCCTCATTGCACAATTATTTGCCAATGCGGACGTCAGTTATATTCATGTTCATAATGCCAAGCGGGGCTGTTACGCGGGCCGCATCGACCGTGTTGGCAGCTCCCTTGTTTAA
- the ssb gene encoding single-stranded DNA-binding protein, whose translation MASVNKVIIVGNLGRDPEIRYMPSGDAIANIAVATSYKSKDRNTGEQKELTEWHRISFFGRLAEIVGQYLKKGSSVYVEGRLQTRKYTDKDGVEKYATDIIAEQMQMLGGRSGMGGDAGGGDDSYGGGGGGGYDAPAPRQAPAPRPAPAPAPRPAPKPAPNFSDMDDDIPF comes from the coding sequence ATGGCATCAGTCAACAAAGTCATCATCGTCGGCAATCTGGGCCGTGACCCGGAAATCCGCTACATGCCTAGCGGCGACGCGATCGCCAACATCGCCGTGGCCACTTCGTACAAATCGAAGGACCGCAACACGGGCGAACAAAAAGAATTGACAGAGTGGCACCGTATCTCGTTCTTCGGCCGCCTGGCGGAAATCGTCGGCCAGTATCTGAAAAAAGGCTCGTCCGTCTACGTCGAAGGCCGTCTGCAAACCCGTAAATACACGGACAAGGACGGCGTCGAGAAGTACGCAACCGACATCATCGCGGAACAGATGCAAATGCTGGGCGGCCGCTCCGGCATGGGCGGCGACGCCGGCGGTGGCGATGACAGCTACGGTGGTGGCGGTGGCGGCGGCTACGACGCCCCGGCCCCGCGCCAGGCACCAGCCCCGCGTCCAGCGCCGGCCCCGGCACCACGCCCGGCACCGAAGCCAGCCCCGAACTTCTCAGATATGGATGACGACATCCCGTTCTAA